Within the Syntrophales bacterium genome, the region AGGTGTTCCCCCGGAGATAGTTGCAATATAGTGGTCCGGGTTCAGTATCTCCACGGTTCCATCAGTTATAATGTCCCCTGCCGTAATAACTCCTTCCCTTGATGTATCAATACGAATAATCCTTGATCCATTCTGACGAAGTTTAAGACGAACACCCTTCAGATTCAGGATAATATCAGTTACATCTTCTTTGACACTTGGAATTGTGGAAAATTCATGAAGGACACCATCAATTTTCACAGATACAATAGCTGCTCCCTGTATAGACGACAGCAATATCCTCCTGAGTGCATTGCCGAGGGTAATGCCGAACCCTCTCTCTAAGGGCTGGCAGGTAAACTCCCCATAAAAACATGTATGTGTACTCTCATCAATTTCAATTCTCTTTGGTCGTATCAGGCTGCACCAGTTTTTTTGCATGGTTCAATACCCTCATCTTTAAGGCACAAAGTGGCAGAGGCACAAAGAGAGACCCTTGCACAACTCGCAAAAGGGGCTTTGAGTGGCGAATGAAAGATCTTTTCTCGAAGAGTAGTAAAAAGCCTCTGTGCCTCTGTGCCTTCCTCCTTAAGTGTTAGAGTTATTTAGAATAAAGCTCAACAACTAACTGCTCATGAACTGGCATCGTTAGTTCTTCACGGGTGGGAAGCGTTTTCACAACCGCCCTGAAGTTATCCTTATCCAATTCCAGCCATTGTGGTACCCCTCGCCTGGCAACTGTTTCCATAGCCTCACGAATCCGCTCCACATTCCTGCTCTTTACTTTTACACTGATTTCATCACCAGCATTGACCAGATAAGATGGAATGTTGACAGATTTACCATTCACCAGAAAATGATTATGCCCGACGAGCTGCCTTGCTTCACTCCTCGAATTGGCAAACCCCATACGAAAAACCATATTGTCGAGTTTTCTCTCTAAGAAAAGCAAAAGGTTGGTACCTGTTATCCCTTTTTGCTTGTCAGCCTTTTCAAAGTATCCCCGGAACTGTTTTTCTAAAAGACCATACATCCTCTTCAGTTTCTGTTTTTCCCTTAACTGAACACCATAGTCGGAGGGTTTTCTTCGTACCTGACCATGTTCGCCTGGGGCATACCCTCGTCTCTCAAAGGCACATTTATCACTGTAACATCTGTCTCCTTTGAGAAACAGTTTTAACCCCTCTCTTCGGCATAATCTGCATACTGATTCTCTATATCTTGCCAAAATACCTTCCCTCCAAAACCTTCAAATATAATCCTTAAGTGTGAAGTTGGAAGTGAGCTAAAGTGCCTAAAGTGAACTAAAATTTTTTAACTTCCAACTTTAGTGCACTTTAGTCACTTTTCCGCTTAAACCCTTCTCCTCTTCGGAGGACGGCACCCGTTATGGGGAATCGGTGTGACATCCCTGATCAGGCTAATGCTAAGGCCTGCTATCTGGAGAGACCTCAATGCCGATTCCCGACCTGCACCGGGTCCCTTCACATAAACTTGGACCCTTTTTAAGCCCTGTTCCTTGGCCTTCTTCGCAGCGTCTTCGGCCGCCATCTGTGCCGCAAAGGGTGTGCTTTTCCTTGAACCTTTAAATCCCTGCACTCCGCCAGAGGACCAGGCAATCACATTGCCACTGAGATCTGTAATAGTAACAATTGTATTATTAAAGGTTGATTGAATGTGA harbors:
- the rpsD gene encoding 30S ribosomal protein S4, which translates into the protein MARYRESVCRLCRREGLKLFLKGDRCYSDKCAFERRGYAPGEHGQVRRKPSDYGVQLREKQKLKRMYGLLEKQFRGYFEKADKQKGITGTNLLLFLERKLDNMVFRMGFANSRSEARQLVGHNHFLVNGKSVNIPSYLVNAGDEISVKVKSRNVERIREAMETVARRGVPQWLELDKDNFRAVVKTLPTREELTMPVHEQLVVELYSK
- the rpsK gene encoding 30S ribosomal protein S11; translation: MAKTAVRKTTKKKERKNIPEGIAHIQSTFNNTIVTITDLSGNVIAWSSGGVQGFKGSRKSTPFAAQMAAEDAAKKAKEQGLKRVQVYVKGPGAGRESALRSLQIAGLSISLIRDVTPIPHNGCRPPKRRRV